The Bacteroidota bacterium genome includes a region encoding these proteins:
- the tsaE gene encoding tRNA (adenosine(37)-N6)-threonylcarbamoyltransferase complex ATPase subunit type 1 TsaE, with protein sequence MNPFIIGEDPILREEFAEQLLREYSEMRVFAFNGSMGAGKTTLIKAVCKSLGVGDVVTSPTFTLINEYRDRDGAPVYHFDFYRIKKPEEAMDIGYEEYFYSGFYCFLEWPEMIEKLLPKDYVYIGIALDGKDNSRIISHRKISEK encoded by the coding sequence ATGAATCCGTTTATCATAGGTGAAGATCCTATTCTCCGGGAGGAATTTGCAGAGCAATTGCTGCGGGAGTATTCTGAAATGAGGGTTTTTGCTTTCAACGGCTCTATGGGGGCAGGAAAAACCACTCTGATCAAAGCCGTTTGTAAATCTCTGGGAGTAGGGGATGTGGTGACAAGTCCCACTTTTACCTTGATCAATGAATACCGCGACAGAGATGGAGCTCCGGTTTATCATTTTGATTTCTACAGGATTAAGAAACCGGAAGAAGCTATGGATATTGGTTATGAGGAGTATTTTTACAGCGGCTTCTATTGTTTTCTTGAATGGCCTGAAATGATAGAAAAACTTCTGCCGAAGGATTACGTATACATCGGGATAGCACTGGACGGAAAGGACAATTCGCGGATAATCTCACACCGGAAAATTTCAGAAAAATAA
- a CDS encoding PglZ domain-containing protein produces MEQARILWVDDEIDMLKPHIIFLEQKDYLVDTSNNGDEALDMISPGKYDIIFLDEQMPGLSGIETLERIKEKYPNLPVVMITKSEEESIMEDAIGSKIADYLIKPVNPKQILLCLKKNLQTKKLVSEKATFNYQQEFRKIGMDISGNLNAAEWIEVYRRLTRWEIELEKSNDPGIIQVLNMQREEANQVFVKFMMKNYAGWIAGSTTDRPVLSPMLFREKVFPLLDKQGPVFVILIDNLRFDQWKTIEPLIGEFYNTDKEEMYYSILPTTTQYARNSIFSGLMPLEIDRRYPDYWVSENDDASKNQFEGELLGEQLKRFGKNLKYSYHKILNLEAGRKLHENMPNLLSNDLNVIVYNFVDMLSHARTEMEIIRELADDEPAYRSLMLSWFEHSSLFDIIRFLSDKQMPLVITTDHGSVRVQNPVKIIGDRNTNTNLRYKTGKNLNFNQKDVFEVKNPHDIHLPKSNVSSNFVFCTGNDFFAYPNNYNHYVKYYRNTFQHGGVSIEEVLIPVITLQPK; encoded by the coding sequence ATGGAACAAGCAAGAATATTATGGGTTGATGATGAAATTGATATGTTAAAGCCACATATCATTTTCCTGGAACAAAAGGATTATTTGGTTGATACTTCGAACAACGGGGATGAAGCCCTGGATATGATCTCACCCGGCAAATACGATATTATTTTCCTGGATGAGCAAATGCCGGGACTTTCCGGGATTGAGACCCTTGAACGCATCAAAGAAAAATATCCTAATCTGCCGGTCGTGATGATCACTAAAAGCGAGGAAGAGTCGATCATGGAAGATGCCATCGGATCCAAAATCGCAGATTATCTTATTAAACCAGTGAATCCCAAGCAAATCCTGCTATGCCTCAAGAAGAACCTGCAAACCAAAAAACTGGTAAGCGAGAAGGCTACTTTCAATTATCAGCAGGAATTCAGGAAAATTGGTATGGACATATCGGGCAATCTTAATGCGGCTGAATGGATAGAGGTGTACCGGCGGCTCACCCGTTGGGAGATTGAGCTTGAAAAGTCGAACGATCCCGGTATCATTCAGGTGTTGAATATGCAACGGGAAGAAGCCAATCAGGTTTTTGTGAAGTTCATGATGAAAAACTACGCTGGATGGATCGCGGGGAGTACGACCGACAGGCCCGTGCTGTCACCCATGCTCTTCAGGGAGAAAGTTTTCCCATTACTTGATAAACAAGGCCCTGTTTTTGTGATCCTTATTGATAACCTTCGCTTTGATCAGTGGAAAACAATAGAACCTCTCATCGGAGAATTCTACAATACCGATAAGGAAGAAATGTATTACAGCATCTTGCCTACAACCACTCAATACGCGAGAAATTCTATATTCAGCGGTTTGATGCCACTGGAGATCGACCGGAGATATCCTGATTACTGGGTAAGTGAAAACGATGATGCGTCCAAAAACCAATTTGAAGGAGAATTGCTTGGCGAACAATTGAAACGCTTCGGAAAAAACCTTAAATATAGTTACCACAAGATACTGAACCTGGAAGCCGGAAGAAAGCTCCACGAAAATATGCCCAATCTTCTCTCGAACGACCTGAACGTGATCGTTTACAATTTTGTGGATATGCTGTCTCATGCCCGCACGGAAATGGAAATAATCAGGGAACTGGCCGATGACGAGCCTGCTTACCGTTCTTTGATGCTGTCATGGTTTGAACACTCTTCCCTGTTCGATATCATTCGCTTTCTTTCTGATAAACAAATGCCTTTGGTTATTACAACGGACCATGGTTCCGTGAGGGTCCAGAATCCTGTTAAAATAATCGGCGACAGGAACACCAATACCAACCTACGATACAAAACAGGGAAGAACCTGAACTTCAATCAAAAGGATGTATTTGAGGTTAAAAACCCACATGACATCCATTTGCCCAAAAGCAATGTCAGTTCCAATTTTGTTTTTTGTACAGGCAATGATTTCTTTGCCTATCCAAACAATTATAACCATTATGTGAAGTATTACCGCAATACTTTCCAGCATGGGGGTGTGTCGATAGAAGAAGTCTTGATTCCGGTAATCACTTTGCAGCCAAAATAA
- a CDS encoding HD domain-containing protein yields MNLARVNKRKIFNDPVYGFIPIESELTFDIIEQPCFQRLRRIKQLGLTHLVYPGALHTRFHHSMGAMYLMGQVIAALRNKGIGISDEETLSATIAILLHDIGHGPFSHSLEHSILDGINHEQISRLYMERLNEAFNGSLEEAISIFNNSHPKAFLHQLVSSQLDVDRMDYLRRDSFYTGVSEGVINTERIIKMLTIAGGKIAVEEKGIYSVEKYIIARRLMYWQVYLHKTVVAAESMLNQILKRAKFLARQGEELFATPSFAYFLTHPCTLEDLKNNPDILEIFSQLDDFDILTSVKVWTKHHDKVLSMLSEALINRHLFRTELSNIPAEPERIQEMILSVCHVTGLTAEEAAHFVIHGSSANYAYHPKSDKINIVYKNGDVVDIARASEQLNISVLLKNITKYFICAPKWIPEMN; encoded by the coding sequence ATGAATCTTGCCAGGGTTAACAAGCGAAAAATATTTAATGATCCGGTATATGGTTTTATCCCCATCGAAAGTGAGCTCACTTTCGATATCATTGAACAGCCATGTTTCCAAAGGTTAAGGCGGATAAAGCAGCTCGGACTCACGCATCTTGTTTATCCCGGTGCCCTTCATACACGTTTTCATCATTCCATGGGGGCAATGTACCTGATGGGGCAGGTCATTGCTGCATTAAGAAATAAGGGCATAGGCATCAGCGACGAAGAAACCCTTTCTGCCACCATCGCCATTTTGTTGCATGACATAGGGCACGGACCGTTCTCACATTCCCTTGAGCATAGCATCCTGGATGGAATAAACCATGAACAGATATCCAGGCTTTATATGGAAAGACTTAATGAGGCTTTCAACGGTAGCCTTGAGGAGGCTATTTCCATTTTCAACAATTCTCATCCCAAAGCTTTTCTTCATCAATTGGTCAGCAGCCAGCTTGATGTCGACCGCATGGATTATCTCCGCAGAGACAGTTTTTACACCGGAGTATCTGAAGGAGTGATCAATACCGAAAGGATAATCAAGATGCTTACTATTGCAGGAGGTAAAATAGCGGTGGAGGAAAAGGGCATTTACTCGGTAGAAAAGTACATCATTGCCCGGAGATTGATGTACTGGCAGGTCTATTTACATAAAACTGTGGTTGCCGCAGAAAGTATGCTCAACCAGATACTGAAAAGGGCAAAATTCCTTGCCCGGCAAGGGGAAGAATTATTTGCAACCCCTTCGTTTGCCTATTTCCTTACTCATCCTTGTACCCTTGAGGATTTAAAAAACAACCCCGACATCCTGGAGATATTTTCACAACTTGATGATTTTGACATTTTGACTTCCGTTAAGGTTTGGACTAAACATCATGATAAGGTCTTATCGATGCTCAGTGAGGCTCTTATTAACAGACACCTTTTCAGGACGGAACTAAGCAATATTCCTGCAGAGCCTGAACGCATACAGGAGATGATACTATCAGTCTGCCATGTTACCGGATTGACTGCTGAAGAGGCTGCCCATTTTGTGATTCACGGTTCATCTGCCAATTATGCATACCATCCCAAAAGTGATAAAATCAATATCGTATATAAAAACGGGGATGTAGTGGACATAGCCCGGGCATCGGAGCAACTGAACATTTCAGTGCTTCTTAAGAATATTACCAAATATTTTATATGTGCCCCAAAATGGATTCCTGAAATGAATTAA
- the lpxD gene encoding UDP-3-O-(3-hydroxymyristoyl)glucosamine N-acyltransferase, protein MKFTAQSIAELLNGKLEGNPDALVDKIARIEDGTDGALSFLANPKYTQYIYTTESSVVIVNNNFQAEKQITATLIRVEDAYLGFARVLEYYNQYKLMKTGISGQAILGSNCTLGKDVYIGPLSVIGDGVTIGSNVKIFPQVYIGDHARIGDHTVIYPGVRIYDGMVIGHHCTLHAGVVIGSDGFGFAMQENNPFQKVAQIGNVIIEDHVEIGSNTTIDRATIGSTIIRRGVKLDNLIQIAHNVEIGENTAIAAQAGISGSTKIGRNCLIGGKAGIVGHLKIGDNVKIAAGSGISNDIPDGMTVFGAPAMEASRFRRAFVLFRNLPEIVARLSRLEKILKVENKNTQ, encoded by the coding sequence ATAAAATTCACTGCACAAAGCATTGCAGAATTACTAAATGGAAAGCTTGAAGGGAATCCAGATGCACTTGTAGACAAAATTGCCAGAATTGAAGACGGGACAGACGGTGCTTTATCTTTCCTGGCCAATCCTAAATACACCCAATACATTTATACCACTGAATCTTCTGTAGTTATTGTGAATAATAACTTTCAGGCAGAAAAGCAAATCACTGCCACACTGATCCGGGTAGAAGACGCTTACCTTGGATTTGCCAGGGTATTGGAATATTACAATCAATATAAATTAATGAAAACGGGGATTTCCGGGCAAGCTATCCTTGGCAGCAATTGCACTCTGGGCAAAGATGTTTATATCGGCCCTTTGAGTGTTATTGGCGATGGTGTTACCATTGGAAGCAATGTTAAGATCTTCCCTCAGGTTTATATTGGCGATCATGCGCGTATTGGTGACCATACGGTTATATATCCTGGAGTTAGAATATATGATGGGATGGTGATAGGTCATCACTGCACCCTTCATGCCGGGGTTGTGATAGGAAGTGATGGTTTTGGTTTTGCCATGCAGGAAAACAATCCTTTTCAAAAAGTTGCACAGATTGGTAATGTGATCATCGAAGATCATGTAGAAATAGGTTCTAATACCACAATTGACAGGGCCACCATTGGTTCAACCATCATACGGCGTGGGGTTAAGCTCGACAATCTCATTCAGATTGCACACAATGTGGAAATAGGTGAAAATACTGCCATTGCTGCACAGGCAGGCATATCAGGATCCACAAAAATCGGTCGTAATTGCCTCATTGGCGGAAAAGCGGGAATAGTTGGCCATCTGAAAATTGGTGACAATGTAAAAATTGCTGCCGGTTCCGGTATTTCCAACGATATTCCCGACGGCATGACCGTGTTTGGCGCTCCGGCCATGGAAGCATCCCGTTTCCGCAGAGCCTTCGTCCTTTTCAGAAATCTTCCGGAAATTGTTGCACGATTAAGCAGGTTGGAGAAAATTCTGAAAGTGGAAAACAAGAACACACAATAA